In Streptomyces sp. NBC_00091, the following proteins share a genomic window:
- a CDS encoding NAD(P)/FAD-dependent oxidoreductase yields MARIAVIGAGMGAMATAARLAVAGHQVTVYERGTTYGGSVGRFQRDGFAFDTGPGLLHLPAVYRDLFVKTGKRPLEDCVDMVQLDPAVRHVLDGAAVTLPGASRGGVAAALDETFGAGAGERWNALLGRARDTWDATRRPLLEEPLRPDWQVLGSDPYPALRGSGLLRRRTPTLAEVARRELGGGLGELLAGRVQAYGLDPDAAPAAAAALPYMEQTFGSWYVMGGMRELATAVYERCRERKVEFVFGSPVRAVLSRDGRAAGVRLADGTEVAADSVVCGIDPRQLPSGSVPRPRGGVPAKGAELPGRLTLLLALRGARPADAVHRTLVHSPGSAGVRLVTVLRPDDPATRPDADHEAVTVSAVCGPAGGAPVPDPEKLLDLAARAVPGLRGRLLWQEVRTPADVEAATGARGGSVPAPALPGDGGRLLYPANTTALPGLYLAGGWAHPGGGLAHAGMTGALVAGLIVEGAEFRGSQ; encoded by the coding sequence ATGGCAAGAATTGCGGTGATCGGCGCCGGCATGGGCGCGATGGCGACGGCGGCCCGGCTGGCCGTGGCGGGGCACCAGGTGACGGTGTACGAACGCGGGACCACCTACGGGGGCTCCGTCGGCCGGTTCCAGCGGGACGGCTTCGCCTTCGACACCGGGCCGGGGCTGCTGCACCTGCCCGCCGTCTACCGCGACCTGTTCGTGAAGACCGGCAAGCGGCCGCTCGAGGACTGCGTCGACATGGTCCAGCTGGACCCCGCCGTCCGGCACGTCCTGGACGGCGCCGCCGTCACCCTCCCGGGCGCCTCCCGGGGCGGGGTCGCCGCCGCCCTCGACGAGACCTTCGGCGCGGGCGCCGGGGAGCGCTGGAACGCCCTGCTGGGCCGGGCCCGCGACACCTGGGACGCCACCCGCCGCCCCCTGCTGGAGGAGCCGCTGCGCCCCGACTGGCAGGTGCTGGGCAGCGACCCGTACCCGGCCCTGCGCGGGAGCGGCCTGCTGCGCCGCCGTACGCCGACGCTGGCCGAGGTGGCCCGGCGCGAGCTGGGCGGCGGGCTCGGCGAGCTGCTGGCCGGACGGGTCCAGGCGTACGGGCTGGACCCCGACGCGGCGCCCGCCGCGGCGGCCGCGCTGCCGTACATGGAGCAGACCTTCGGCAGCTGGTACGTCATGGGCGGCATGCGCGAGCTGGCCACCGCCGTCTACGAGCGCTGCCGGGAGCGGAAGGTGGAGTTCGTCTTCGGCTCGCCCGTACGCGCGGTCCTGAGCCGCGACGGCAGGGCGGCCGGGGTGCGGCTGGCCGACGGTACCGAGGTGGCCGCCGACTCCGTCGTCTGCGGGATCGACCCGAGGCAGCTGCCGAGCGGCTCCGTGCCCCGGCCGCGGGGCGGCGTACCGGCCAAGGGGGCGGAGCTGCCCGGGCGGCTGACCCTGCTGCTGGCCCTGCGCGGCGCCCGCCCGGCGGACGCCGTCCACCGCACTCTGGTGCACTCCCCCGGCTCGGCGGGCGTCCGGCTGGTCACGGTGCTGCGCCCGGACGACCCGGCGACCCGGCCCGACGCGGACCACGAGGCGGTCACCGTCAGCGCCGTGTGCGGCCCCGCGGGCGGGGCGCCGGTCCCGGACCCGGAGAAGCTGCTGGACCTCGCCGCACGGGCCGTCCCGGGGCTTCGGGGGCGCCTGCTGTGGCAGGAGGTGCGCACCCCGGCGGACGTGGAGGCGGCCACGGGCGCGCGCGGCGGATCGGTGCCGGCGCCGGCCCTGCCGGGGGACGGCGGGCGGCTGCTGTACCCGGCCAACACGACGGCCCTCCCCGGGCTGTACCTGGCGGGCGGCTGGGCGCACCCCGGCGGCGGGCTCGCGCACGCCGGGATGACGGGGGCCCTGGTGGCCGGGCTGATCGTGGAGGGGGCGGAGTTCCGGGGCTCGCAGTGA
- a CDS encoding DUF4126 domain-containing protein, which translates to MSVLPLVFTSGWASGINAYAVILLLGIFGATGLTDEVPASLQRTDVLVVAGVLFLCEAVADKIPYVDSLWDTVHTVIRPVSGAVVGALLAGQSGSLSDLAAGAVGGSTALASHFVKAGTRMAVNTSPEPFSNIALSTAEDLGVGGIVTFAMFNPQAAAIIAAVLLVIGLALLVYLWSRIRRFRRRRAQRREEKRLAAAARAVGGAPPG; encoded by the coding sequence ATGAGTGTGCTCCCCCTGGTCTTCACCAGCGGCTGGGCCAGTGGGATCAACGCGTACGCCGTGATCCTCCTGCTCGGCATCTTCGGCGCGACCGGACTGACCGACGAGGTACCGGCCTCGCTCCAGCGCACCGATGTCCTGGTCGTGGCGGGCGTGCTGTTCCTGTGCGAGGCCGTGGCCGACAAGATCCCGTACGTGGACTCCCTGTGGGACACCGTCCACACCGTGATCCGGCCCGTCTCCGGCGCCGTGGTCGGCGCCCTCCTGGCCGGGCAGAGCGGCTCGCTCTCCGACCTCGCCGCCGGCGCGGTCGGCGGATCCACCGCCCTGGCCAGCCATTTCGTCAAGGCCGGCACCCGGATGGCGGTCAACACCTCGCCCGAGCCGTTCAGCAACATCGCGCTGAGCACCGCCGAGGACCTGGGCGTGGGCGGCATCGTCACCTTCGCCATGTTCAATCCGCAGGCCGCCGCGATCATCGCGGCCGTGCTGCTGGTCATCGGCCTGGCCCTGCTGGTCTACCTGTGGAGCCGGATCCGCCGCTTCCGGCGACGGCGCGCCCAGCGCCGTGAGGAGAAACGGCTGGCAGCGGCGGCCCGCGCCGTCGGCGGGGCACCGCCCGGCTGA
- a CDS encoding DUF3040 domain-containing protein codes for MPLSEHEQRMLEQMERALYAEDPKFATALEGSGLRTYTRRRVYQAVVGIVVGIALLMTGVIWQEVLWISVVGFLVMLACTVLVVTGWRKAPKPGEQPVSGSAGGSARGRSRQRRSMMTRIEERWQRRRDEQGQ; via the coding sequence GTGCCGCTCTCGGAGCACGAGCAGCGAATGCTCGAGCAGATGGAGCGAGCGCTGTACGCCGAAGACCCCAAGTTCGCGACAGCGCTTGAGGGCAGTGGACTGCGCACGTACACCCGGCGACGGGTCTACCAGGCAGTCGTAGGCATTGTGGTGGGTATCGCGCTCCTCATGACCGGTGTGATCTGGCAGGAAGTGCTCTGGATCAGCGTGGTGGGATTCCTCGTCATGCTGGCCTGTACGGTCCTCGTGGTCACCGGTTGGCGCAAGGCACCCAAGCCTGGCGAGCAGCCCGTCTCCGGAAGCGCAGGCGGTTCGGCCCGTGGCCGCAGCCGGCAGCGTCGGTCGATGATGACCCGAATCGAGGAACGGTGGCAGCGCCGCCGTGACGAACAGGGGCAGTAA
- a CDS encoding methyltransferase, which yields MSDTSRPRASLRTAVVWEVLKEALDRRVKATGRDVLEVLDTGGGTGKFAVPVARLGHRVTVVDPSPNALFGLERRVAEAGVADLVRGVQGDAQGLLDVVERTAYDVVLCHGVLEYVDDPAEGVANVVAALRPGGILSLLGAGVGGAVLARALAGHFTEARTALTDPAGRWGAGDPVPRRFTAEQLSALVGDAGLEVGAVHGVRIFADLVPGVLVDTEPGAVEALLRLEEAAAELPAFHAVATQLHVLGEKPA from the coding sequence GTGTCGGACACTTCCCGCCCCCGTGCCTCTCTCCGCACCGCCGTGGTGTGGGAGGTCCTCAAGGAGGCCCTCGACCGCCGAGTGAAGGCGACCGGGCGGGACGTGCTGGAGGTACTGGACACCGGCGGCGGCACCGGCAAGTTCGCCGTGCCCGTGGCCCGGCTGGGCCACCGGGTGACCGTGGTCGACCCCAGTCCGAACGCGCTGTTCGGGCTGGAGCGCCGGGTCGCCGAGGCCGGTGTCGCCGACCTGGTGCGCGGGGTGCAGGGCGACGCCCAGGGCCTGCTGGACGTCGTCGAGCGGACCGCGTACGACGTGGTGCTCTGCCACGGTGTGCTCGAGTACGTGGACGACCCGGCCGAGGGCGTGGCCAACGTGGTCGCCGCCCTGCGCCCCGGCGGCATCCTCAGCCTGCTCGGCGCCGGCGTCGGCGGGGCCGTGCTGGCGCGGGCGCTGGCCGGGCACTTCACCGAGGCCCGCACCGCGCTCACCGACCCGGCCGGGCGCTGGGGCGCCGGCGACCCGGTGCCGCGCCGCTTCACCGCCGAGCAGCTGAGCGCGCTCGTCGGCGACGCCGGCCTGGAGGTCGGCGCGGTCCACGGGGTGCGGATCTTCGCCGACCTGGTCCCCGGAGTGCTCGTGGACACCGAGCCGGGGGCTGTCGAGGCGCTGCTGCGTCTGGAGGAGGCCGCCGCCGAGCTGCCCGCCTTCCACGCGGTCGCCACGCAGCTGCACGTCCTTGGCGAGAAGCCCGCCTGA
- a CDS encoding SAV_6107 family HEPN domain-containing protein — translation MATPSPSPVHPVPRRAAAPPAALDLLAKARDGLAEAALLPRPNERYATAHLAALRAAAAVLAARGRPEPVRPRRRPRIRSAWEVLPEIAPELTEWSALFASGAARRARAEAGIRDAATSRDADDLVREVGMFLRLVERMLSLRPVAQVLPQPRPERPNAG, via the coding sequence ATGGCCACACCGTCCCCGTCCCCTGTCCATCCCGTCCCGCGCAGGGCGGCCGCACCCCCGGCCGCCCTGGACCTGCTCGCCAAGGCCCGCGACGGCCTGGCCGAGGCGGCCCTGCTGCCCCGGCCCAATGAGCGGTACGCCACCGCCCACCTGGCCGCCCTGCGCGCCGCCGCTGCCGTACTCGCCGCGCGCGGGCGGCCCGAGCCCGTGCGCCCGAGGCGGCGGCCCCGGATCCGCAGCGCGTGGGAGGTGCTGCCGGAGATAGCGCCGGAACTGACCGAGTGGAGCGCGCTGTTCGCCTCGGGCGCGGCCCGCCGGGCCCGGGCCGAGGCGGGGATACGGGACGCGGCGACCAGCCGGGACGCGGACGACCTCGTACGGGAGGTGGGGATGTTCCTGCGCCTGGTGGAGCGGATGCTCTCGCTGCGGCCCGTCGCGCAGGTCCTGCCGCAGCCGCGCCCGGAGCGTCCGAACGCCGGATGA
- a CDS encoding ATP-binding cassette domain-containing protein: protein MDSPHGAAVKAEGFGLKGPRGWVFRGVGIDAAPGSLIAVEGPSGSGRTCLLLALTGRMKATEGHAEISRHRLPKKMAAVRRISALGPVPGVNDLDQALTVAEQLREGAMLQRRYDAPVRALLRPRGDRRAAARTRIDEALAAVGLDPATLPKGPRTSVRDLERLEAVRLSVAIALLGSPRLLALDDLDLKLSDAERTEAWALLRSIADRGTTVLAVCSEAPEGVTVLRTVTDTGTGEPPVGQAGNKQAGKHTGQAAAGPAKPAAARADGPKITWGLPGGPASEADADTATGKAPDNDTDTDTDPDTTAEPQAEPAAPAGPTADTADTADTADTENDEDTKGADDALAETGRA from the coding sequence GTGGACAGCCCGCACGGCGCGGCCGTCAAGGCCGAGGGCTTCGGACTCAAGGGCCCGCGCGGCTGGGTCTTCCGGGGCGTGGGGATCGACGCGGCGCCCGGTTCGCTCATCGCGGTCGAAGGCCCCTCCGGCAGCGGCCGGACCTGCCTGCTCCTCGCCCTCACCGGGCGGATGAAGGCCACCGAGGGCCACGCCGAGATCAGCCGCCACCGGCTGCCCAAGAAGATGGCCGCGGTCCGCCGGATCTCCGCCCTCGGCCCCGTCCCCGGGGTCAACGACCTCGACCAGGCCCTGACCGTCGCCGAGCAGCTGCGCGAGGGAGCCATGCTCCAGCGGCGCTACGACGCCCCCGTGCGCGCCCTGCTGCGCCCGCGCGGCGACCGCCGCGCCGCCGCGCGGACCCGGATCGACGAGGCCCTGGCCGCCGTCGGACTGGACCCGGCCACCCTGCCCAAGGGCCCGCGGACCTCCGTACGCGACCTGGAGCGGCTGGAGGCCGTACGGCTGTCCGTCGCCATCGCCCTGCTGGGCAGCCCCCGGCTGCTGGCCCTCGACGACCTCGACCTCAAGCTCTCGGACGCCGAACGCACCGAGGCCTGGGCGCTGCTCCGCTCGATCGCCGACCGGGGGACCACCGTCCTCGCGGTGTGCAGCGAGGCCCCGGAGGGCGTGACGGTGCTCCGCACGGTCACGGACACCGGGACCGGGGAGCCGCCGGTCGGGCAGGCCGGGAACAAGCAGGCGGGCAAGCACACCGGGCAGGCCGCCGCCGGGCCCGCGAAGCCGGCCGCCGCGCGCGCCGACGGTCCGAAGATCACCTGGGGCCTGCCCGGCGGACCCGCGTCCGAAGCGGACGCGGACACCGCCACCGGCAAGGCCCCGGACAACGACACGGACACGGACACGGACCCGGACACCACCGCCGAGCCACAGGCGGAGCCCGCGGCGCCCGCCGGCCCCACCGCAGACACGGCAGACACGGCAGACACCGCAGACACCGAGAACGACGAAGACACGAAGGGGGCGGACGATGCGCTCGCCGAAACTGGCCGCGCTTGA
- a CDS encoding YhgE/Pip family protein, with translation MRSPKLAALELKRFGRGKLPRAALVALLLLPLLYGALYLWSFWDPYSRLDKVPVALVNADKGTTVDGKRLDAGGEITRKLRESKTFDWREVSAAEAAEGLEDGKYYLSLTMPADFSTRIASSSGEDPTTGALQVQTNDANNYIVGSISRTVFSEVRSAASTNASRGFLDKIFVSFSDLHDKTAEAADGADKLKDGAGKAQQGAKDLADGLDTAKEKSGELTGGLKKLNEAAGKLETGSRQVADGTQKVADRVGGAADKARPFVKDPKNLADTAKLVADTAHVVNNHLAKAVEKAPGAAALAKRAATETDALYTKYCVTPATQPAPAYCADAKKARDTTAEAALLSGDVSTVLGNSNGDITKLRSQLTDLENKARVLADKAPGLAGDLDAAVAQANALNAGAHKVADGMVELHKGIGTAAGGSGKLGEGVGKLGDGAHSLNGGMFKLVDGSGQLAGGLHDGVGKIPDYDQKQRDARTQVMADPVQLANQALHKAPNYGTGFAPYFIPLSLWVGAMVAYMLIAPMNKRALAAGASPWRIALAGWLPVVGLGAAQVGALMSVLHWAPDLGLQMARPALTIGFLVLVTACFAAIVQWLNAKFGAAGRILVLAVLMLQLTSAGGTYPVQTSPDFFNDVHPYLPMSYIVESLRRLITGGDLTPVWQGCAVLVAFTAGALALTALAARGKQVWTMDRLHPELSL, from the coding sequence ATGCGCTCGCCGAAACTGGCCGCGCTTGAGCTGAAGCGGTTCGGGCGGGGCAAGCTGCCCCGGGCCGCTCTCGTCGCGCTGCTCCTGCTGCCCCTGCTCTACGGGGCCCTGTACCTCTGGTCGTTCTGGGACCCGTACAGCCGGCTCGACAAGGTGCCCGTCGCCCTCGTCAACGCCGACAAGGGCACCACCGTGGACGGCAAGCGCCTCGACGCCGGCGGTGAGATCACCCGCAAGCTGCGCGAGAGCAAGACCTTCGACTGGCGCGAGGTCAGCGCGGCCGAGGCGGCCGAGGGGCTGGAGGACGGGAAGTACTACCTCTCCCTCACCATGCCCGCCGACTTCAGCACGCGGATCGCCTCCAGCTCCGGCGAGGACCCCACCACCGGCGCCCTCCAGGTCCAGACGAACGACGCCAACAACTACATCGTCGGCTCGATCTCGCGCACCGTCTTCTCCGAGGTCCGCTCGGCGGCGTCCACCAACGCCTCCCGCGGCTTCCTCGACAAGATCTTCGTCTCCTTCTCCGACCTGCACGACAAGACCGCCGAGGCCGCCGACGGCGCCGACAAGCTCAAGGACGGCGCGGGCAAGGCCCAGCAGGGCGCGAAGGACCTCGCCGACGGCCTCGACACGGCCAAGGAGAAGTCCGGCGAGCTCACCGGCGGCCTGAAGAAGCTGAACGAGGCCGCCGGCAAGCTGGAGACGGGCTCCCGGCAGGTCGCGGACGGCACCCAGAAGGTCGCCGACCGGGTGGGCGGCGCCGCCGACAAGGCCCGCCCCTTCGTCAAGGACCCCAAGAACCTGGCGGACACCGCCAAGCTGGTCGCCGACACCGCCCACGTCGTCAACAACCACCTCGCCAAGGCCGTCGAGAAGGCGCCCGGCGCCGCCGCCCTCGCCAAGCGGGCCGCCACCGAAACCGACGCCCTCTACACGAAGTACTGCGTCACCCCCGCCACCCAGCCGGCCCCGGCGTACTGCGCCGACGCGAAGAAGGCCCGGGACACCACCGCCGAAGCCGCCCTGCTCAGCGGCGACGTCAGCACCGTCCTCGGCAACTCCAACGGCGACATCACCAAGCTCCGCAGCCAGCTGACCGACCTGGAGAACAAGGCCCGCGTACTGGCCGACAAGGCCCCCGGCCTCGCCGGCGACCTCGACGCGGCCGTCGCCCAGGCCAACGCCCTCAACGCCGGCGCCCACAAGGTCGCCGACGGCATGGTCGAGCTGCACAAGGGCATCGGCACCGCCGCCGGCGGCTCCGGCAAGCTCGGCGAGGGCGTCGGCAAGCTCGGCGACGGCGCCCACAGCCTCAACGGCGGCATGTTCAAGCTGGTCGACGGCAGCGGCCAGCTCGCCGGAGGCCTGCACGACGGCGTCGGCAAGATCCCGGACTACGACCAGAAGCAGCGCGACGCCCGTACGCAGGTCATGGCCGACCCGGTCCAGCTCGCCAACCAGGCCCTGCACAAGGCGCCCAACTACGGCACCGGCTTCGCCCCGTACTTCATCCCGCTCTCCCTCTGGGTCGGCGCGATGGTGGCCTACATGCTGATCGCCCCCATGAACAAGCGGGCCCTGGCCGCGGGCGCCTCGCCCTGGCGGATCGCGCTCGCGGGCTGGCTGCCCGTGGTCGGCCTCGGCGCCGCGCAGGTGGGCGCGCTGATGTCCGTACTCCACTGGGCCCCGGACCTCGGCCTGCAGATGGCCCGCCCGGCCCTCACCATCGGCTTCCTGGTCCTGGTCACCGCCTGTTTCGCGGCGATCGTCCAGTGGCTCAACGCCAAGTTCGGCGCCGCCGGGCGGATCCTGGTCCTGGCCGTCCTGATGCTCCAGCTGACCTCGGCCGGCGGTACCTACCCCGTCCAGACCAGCCCGGACTTCTTCAACGACGTCCACCCGTACCTGCCGATGTCGTACATCGTCGAGAGCCTGCGCCGGCTCATCACCGGCGGTGACCTCACCCCCGTGTGGCAGGGCTGCGCGGTCCTGGTGGCCTTCACGGCCGGAGCCCTGGCCCTCACCGCGCTCGCCGCCCGCGGCAAGCAGGTGTGGACGATGGACCGGCTGCACCCCGAACTGAGCCTGTAA
- a CDS encoding TetR/AcrR family transcriptional regulator — translation MESSSTTAGGSRRQATRQKLYEAAVTLIAEQGFSATTVDEIAERAGVAKGTVYYNFASKTDLFEELLRHGVGLLTASLRAAADETEARGGSRIEALDGMIRAGLVFIDRYPAFTQLYVAELWRTNRAWQSTLMVVRGEAVAVVESVLREGVERGELSSEIDVPLTAAALVGMVLVAALDWQAFQSERSLDDVHSALSLLLRGRVSGSR, via the coding sequence ATGGAAAGCAGCAGCACCACTGCCGGCGGCAGCCGCCGGCAGGCCACGCGCCAGAAGCTCTACGAGGCGGCCGTCACGCTCATCGCGGAGCAGGGCTTCTCCGCGACCACGGTCGACGAGATCGCCGAGCGGGCGGGCGTGGCCAAGGGCACCGTCTACTACAACTTCGCGAGCAAGACCGACCTCTTCGAGGAGCTGCTGCGGCACGGGGTGGGGCTGCTGACCGCCTCGCTGCGGGCCGCCGCGGACGAGACCGAGGCGCGCGGCGGCAGCCGGATCGAGGCCCTCGACGGGATGATCCGGGCGGGCCTGGTCTTCATCGACCGGTACCCGGCCTTCACCCAGCTGTACGTCGCCGAACTCTGGCGGACCAACCGCGCCTGGCAGTCCACCCTGATGGTGGTGCGGGGCGAGGCGGTCGCGGTCGTCGAGTCGGTGCTGCGGGAGGGCGTGGAGCGGGGTGAGCTCAGCTCCGAGATCGACGTGCCGCTGACGGCGGCGGCGCTCGTGGGGATGGTGCTGGTGGCGGCGCTGGACTGGCAGGCCTTCCAGAGCGAGCGCTCGCTGGACGACGTGCACTCGGCGCTGTCGCTGCTGCTGCGGGGCCGGGTCAGCGGGAGCCGCTGA
- a CDS encoding DUF3488 and transglutaminase-like domain-containing protein, whose product MLATLLTSWSLAPLVESSGWLLQAAALLGVQAAVGAGARRVPLARSLTVAAQLLVSLLLLAFLFAGKAESTGSGPLSFLVTDFGSLFQQGVRDVGEFAIPAPLTDGIRLLLLAGVLLIGLLVDVLAVTLRTAAAAGLPLLALYSVAAGLSTGQGGAWFAFLLAGAGYLLLLLSEGRDRLAQWGRVFGAAPSTRVSAASGYGGGSGGGGRAVAPVRTGRRIGVVALGLALAVPAALPALGGGLLGAPGDESGAAGRGGGTISAVNPLVSLQSSLNAQDNRVVLKYRTDSPQLGEQYLRILALDEFNGVKWEASGRPLTDVPERLPNPSGLSERVRGSALEVRTTVSAAETYAQRYLPMPYPATQIDIAGKWRYEPAGRTLVGDQLAKDRFQNVQGAQYTVRSLLLRPTAAELQAAPSANPLVQAEYTKLPDNLPPVVAETARRVTQGAQDDYTRAVKLQDFFAVNGGFRYDTKVSSGTGSQAIARFLEDKEGFCVHFAFSMAAMSRTLGIPARVAVGFTPGEKQSDGSVNVSMRDAHAWPELYFEGVGWTRFEPTPRSGISVPDYSRTEAPAPQPSAPSALPSQSASAAAPAPSQSEACPPELKKLGECGGPAAQQDTGAGSGGVPVGAVLGWTAAALAVLGLPLLPLLWRRRLRDRRLSSPDVLAAWRELGDSAWDVNIPPDEALSPRRAAGRVVVLGRLDGDAAEAVHRVAGAVERALYAPPGADVSYPGLAADVRLARAALLAAVGRWARLRALLLPRSAARVTAALSLRASAASARATALTTRLRLPLRNRG is encoded by the coding sequence ATGCTGGCGACGCTGCTGACCTCCTGGTCACTGGCCCCGCTGGTGGAGTCCTCGGGCTGGCTGCTCCAGGCGGCGGCCCTGCTCGGGGTGCAGGCCGCGGTGGGGGCCGGGGCGCGGCGGGTGCCGCTGGCCCGGTCGCTGACCGTGGCGGCGCAGCTGCTGGTGTCGCTGCTGCTGCTCGCCTTCCTCTTCGCGGGGAAGGCCGAGTCCACCGGGAGCGGGCCGCTGTCCTTCCTGGTCACCGACTTCGGGTCGCTGTTCCAGCAGGGCGTGCGGGACGTGGGCGAGTTCGCCATACCGGCCCCGCTGACCGACGGCATCCGGCTGCTGCTGCTGGCCGGGGTGCTGCTGATCGGGCTGCTGGTGGACGTACTGGCGGTGACGCTGCGGACGGCCGCGGCGGCCGGGCTGCCGCTGCTGGCGCTGTATTCGGTGGCCGCCGGGCTGTCGACGGGCCAGGGCGGCGCCTGGTTCGCCTTCCTGCTGGCCGGCGCGGGCTACCTGTTGCTGCTGCTGTCGGAGGGGCGCGACCGGCTGGCCCAGTGGGGCCGGGTCTTCGGCGCGGCCCCCAGCACCCGGGTGTCGGCGGCCTCGGGGTACGGCGGCGGCTCGGGCGGCGGCGGCCGGGCCGTGGCCCCCGTACGCACCGGGCGCCGGATCGGCGTGGTCGCGCTGGGTCTGGCGCTGGCGGTGCCGGCCGCGCTGCCGGCGCTCGGCGGCGGGCTGCTGGGCGCCCCGGGCGACGAGTCGGGCGCGGCGGGCCGGGGCGGCGGCACGATCTCGGCGGTGAACCCGCTGGTCTCGCTGCAGAGCAGCCTGAACGCGCAGGACAACCGGGTGGTCCTCAAGTACCGCACGGACAGCCCGCAGCTCGGCGAGCAGTACCTGCGGATCCTGGCGCTGGACGAGTTCAACGGGGTCAAGTGGGAGGCCTCCGGGCGCCCGCTGACGGACGTCCCGGAGCGGCTGCCGAACCCGTCGGGGCTGAGCGAGCGGGTGCGCGGGAGCGCGCTCGAGGTGCGCACCACCGTCTCGGCGGCGGAGACGTACGCCCAGCGCTACCTGCCGATGCCGTACCCGGCGACGCAGATCGACATCGCCGGGAAGTGGCGGTACGAGCCCGCCGGCCGGACCCTGGTCGGGGACCAGCTGGCCAAGGACCGCTTCCAGAACGTGCAGGGCGCGCAGTACACCGTACGGAGCCTGCTGCTGCGGCCCACGGCCGCGGAGCTCCAGGCCGCCCCGAGCGCGAACCCCCTCGTACAGGCGGAGTACACCAAGCTGCCGGACAACCTGCCGCCGGTGGTGGCGGAGACGGCGCGGCGGGTCACCCAGGGCGCGCAGGACGACTACACGCGGGCCGTGAAGCTCCAGGACTTCTTCGCGGTGAACGGCGGCTTCCGCTACGACACGAAGGTGTCCTCGGGGACGGGTTCGCAGGCCATCGCCCGCTTCCTGGAGGACAAGGAGGGCTTCTGCGTCCACTTCGCCTTCTCGATGGCGGCGATGTCGCGCACGCTGGGCATCCCGGCGCGGGTGGCGGTCGGTTTCACCCCGGGCGAGAAGCAGTCCGACGGCAGCGTGAACGTCTCGATGCGGGACGCGCACGCCTGGCCCGAGCTGTACTTCGAGGGCGTGGGCTGGACCCGCTTCGAGCCGACGCCCCGGTCGGGCATCTCGGTGCCGGACTACAGCCGTACCGAGGCCCCGGCCCCGCAGCCGTCCGCGCCGTCCGCGCTGCCCTCGCAGTCCGCGTCGGCGGCGGCGCCCGCGCCGTCGCAGAGCGAGGCGTGCCCGCCGGAGCTGAAGAAGCTCGGCGAGTGCGGCGGGCCGGCCGCCCAGCAGGACACCGGTGCGGGCTCCGGCGGCGTGCCGGTGGGCGCGGTCCTCGGCTGGACCGCCGCCGCGCTGGCCGTGCTGGGGCTCCCGCTGCTGCCCCTGCTGTGGCGCCGCCGCCTCCGGGACCGGAGACTGTCCTCCCCCGATGTCCTGGCCGCCTGGCGGGAGCTGGGCGACAGCGCCTGGGACGTGAACATCCCGCCCGACGAGGCGCTCTCGCCGCGCCGGGCGGCGGGGCGGGTCGTGGTCCTGGGCCGGCTGGACGGGGACGCCGCCGAGGCGGTGCACCGGGTCGCGGGCGCGGTGGAGCGGGCGCTGTACGCCCCGCCCGGCGCGGACGTCTCGTACCCGGGGCTGGCCGCCGACGTACGCCTGGCCCGTGCGGCCCTGCTGGCCGCCGTGGGGCGGTGGGCCCGCCTGCGGGCGCTCCTGCTCCCCCGCTCGGCGGCGCGCGTGACCGCCGCCCTCTCGCTCCGCGCCTCCGCCGCCTCGGCCCGCGCGACAGCCCTCACCACCCGCCTCCGCCTCCCCCTACGGAACCGCGGCTGA